The window aaatggaatggcatcaaacacctggaaaccatgtgcttgttgtatttgataccattccactcatattgctccagtcattaccacgagcccgtcctcccaattaaggtgccaccagccccCTTTGCATTCAGTTAGTATTAAACCAGTTGTACCATTGTGAGTCTTCCACATCTCAAACTCTCTGTCCACCTCTTCTTCCTCAGGTCGAGGCTGAGACAGAAGACAGAGTTCTTCATCATACTATTATTGATTAACCATAGAGGGCATTGCGCTGTAATGACGGTGGCACTTTACCATGGGCAAAAGTCCTCTAGGAACCTCCTCATTAGTCTGTGAGAGGAAGCAAAGACACGGAGACTCAACAAAGAGACTCAACAGGGCTGCTAAGAAAATATCACAGAAGTAACTGACTAAAATATAAATCAATCATTTAAACTAAAACTATGGGCCTAAGACGGATTTGGAAATGTCATTGTAAAGTCAGTGGCGGAGATATAATTTCTAAACTAACTAACTCAATTGAAAGTTAATAATTGACGAGTAAATATTGAACAGTACCAGGTCAGCAAAGTGATTGACCGCCATGGTGAAGCTCTCTAATCCATTTCCTGCTCTCATATTGTGTTCCATCACCCTCTTCCTCGTCGCTAACCACATCTCCTTACGTTTGGCTTCCTCCTCGGTAGACGGATAGCTCTTCCCTGCAAATGTACTGTAAATGTATCTTTTTGTGTTGACATTTTGACAACTAATTCATTGTCAATGCAATTATACACAGAGTATACCAAAcactaggaacaccttcctaatattgagttgcactccctCTCTAGCCCTTAGAACAGCTACAATTCGTTGGGGCCTGGACTCCACAAGGTgctgaaagtgttccacaggatTGCTGGCCCTTGTTGACGTCAATGCCTCCCACCTTTGTGAAGTTGgcttgatgtcctttgggtggtggaccattcttgatacacaagggaaactgttgagagtgaaaagcccagcagcgttgcagttcttgacacaaaccagtgcaccaGGCACCTACTACTGTACCCTGTTCAACGGCATTTCAATATTTTGtccttgctcattcaccctctgaatggcacaaaaacagaatccatgtctcaattgtctcaaggcttaaaaatcattctttaacccgtctcctcccctttatctacactgactgaagtggatttaacaatgaATGGTTGAATAAGtcatcacagctttcacctggattcacctggccagtctatgtcatggaaggaGAAGGAATTATTCatattttgtatactcagtgtaaataTCCATTGGTGAAATATTAGTACTGAACCAGTTTTACCGTATTTAACTTTCCATGTCTCAAACTCCTTGTGAACCTCTGCTTCAGAGTCTTCAGGGAGGGGTTTAGACAGCACAGATGATACAGTAACAGCCACCAATAGAAGGAGCACGAGAGACTTCATTCTAGAGATGAGCGAAAAAGGTAGAAACACATGGAAAGATCTGGGTCCAGCTCAATATACTCAAATAGGCCATATTGATATTGATAAACTCAGGCTTATCCACATCCCCTTACTTCTACCCCAAAaccaaacacacgcacgcacacacacacggaccgCCTTGTGGGGACCAAGATtttgtccccagttagtcatgaCGTCCCCGTATGAAAGGTGTGCAAACAGTTCAAAGTCCACATTGGGTcagcaaaacaacacacacacacacacacacacacacacacacacacacacacacacacacacacacacacacacacacacacacacacacacacacacacacacacacacacacacacacacacacacactcgacaGCGATGTTTTACTGTACCTTCTCCCTGTGATTGTAGACTCACAATGCGTACCACTGCACACTGCTACTTTATATCCACCAGTGACACAGTAGACAAACAAAACAGATGAACTCTGTACCTCTTTCAAAATCACATTGCACAAGCACACAATGCTGTCTTTCCCAATCACTTACAAAACAGCCTTTTAGAGAAGTAAAAGGAACCCTATGTTTCCTAATCTAACCTCATCTTGAGTCGAAGTCACCTGGTAGGCTAATGACTCATCACTTTACAGTTTCTCTGTTCAAATAAGTGTCAAGTAAAAGCCCAGCCACAATAACTCACGTTAGTTGGATTCCTTTAAAAATCTGCGACTTTCAATACTAAAAGTAGCTTGGACAGCAACTAGGATAGTGATGtgaaatgtgcatatttataGTTAAATATCATAAATTTGGCATACTATTTATAGGGCTATACTATAAGGAGACTTGCTAAATCTGGATACATCTGGATCCTAGGGGCCATCTaaagccctgtttatacctggttctaacttGTGTCCTTtatcctgatcttgtccacattctgattgtgcccgcAATTTTTAGACAGGTGAAGATGAGTAAAAGACACATTGTGATCAGATCTTCCTGGCCACCGTCAGAAAGGGATAACATATACATTTGAATACCATGTGTAGTCACATTTCTGGAAATGTGGGCATGATCAAAATGTAGACAAGATAAGGACACATTAGCACAAGGTATAAACAGGGCTTTTAACAGATGTTAAACAGATGCATGTTATACAAACAACAACTGGCCAATTTCACAATCCGCTCCATGGTCATTGCATAGTCCACATTATTTGGGTTGTTCCACAAATAGTGcattttgatattttaagtagaaatggTGCACCAATAGTGAATTTTAAAAGCCTTTTATTAAATGAaatgccctttaatatagactaTATGAAAAATTAAATCAATCTGATTTAAGGTGTGACGAAAATGTTATGTTTGTGTTTTCCTAAAAACGAATTTCTGTGTTttattcatgtgctgttctaatAACCCATTTGTGTTttattcatgtgctgttctaataaccaatttctgtgtgttctattcatgtgctgttctaataacccatttgtgttctattcatgtgctgttctaatAACCCATTTGTGTTttattcatgtgctgttctaataaccaatttctgtgttctattcatgtgctgttctaatAACCCATTTGTGTTTTATTcatgtgcttttctaataacccATTTGTGTTTTATTcatgtgcttttctaataaccattttctgtgttctattcatgtgcttttctaataaccaatttctgtgttctattcatgtgcttttctaataaccaatttctgtgttctattcatgtgcttttctaataaccaatttctgtgttctattcatgtgcaaagtcatttctgaagaatAACCAATTTCTGATTCACATttgttctattcatgtgcttttctaataaccaatttctgtgttctattcatgtgcttttctaataaccaatttctgtgttttattcatgtgcttttctaataaccaatttctgtgttctattcatgtgcttttctaataaccaatttctgtgttctattcatgtgcttttctaataaccaatttctgtgttctattcatgtgcttttctaataaccaatttctgtgttctattcatgtgcttttctaataaccaatttctgtgttctattcatgtgcttttctaataaccaatttctgtgttctattttgttttttaaatgcttttctaataaccaatttctgtgttttattcatgtgcttttctaataaccaatttctgtgttctattcatgtgctgttctaataacccatttgtgttctattcatgtgctgttctaatAACCCATTTGTGTTttattcatgtgctgttctaataaccaatttctgtgttctattcatgtgcttttctaataaccaatttctgtAAGTGCCTGATTGAACaaaatcctcactatcagtatctgcaatttggcagtatgccCAGACCTTGTTTTGAGAATGAAAGGTATCTCAGTGTCAAGGTCTCCGCTTGGAGAGAAGAAGCcttgtgaggtattggtctgccacatgcatgaaccagtattggtAGGTTCCATGAATGAAGCAAACGTTATCCGTTAGTTCACTTATATACTGCAGACAGGTCacatttgcatgatttagcttattcatCATTCAATATTAACGGGACTGCTCAGTTGGAGCTCCTGATCAACATGTGTActtggtgcattgagttggttggaacctctccaggtAATTGTTAATAAACGATGATTCATTTAAGATAGACTTCGAGTGTCCCTAGTGGTAATTTCCACGACATGGAGTAGAATTTCAACGACAAGGGTTAGACCCAAATCAGCATTTGGACATATCCCTCCTGTTTTTCTGACTTCTAGGAAGTCTTAATCCACTTAACCCAAACATTTCTCCAACTTTTCACCTCATTGTGAAGCCCAAATATTATTATCTtattgttatatatttttttgtaaagccctagttatttttcttgctttgacaaagtcatttctgaagattataATTAATTTAACGTGATTCACATTTGtctctcattttaaggtcaaccctgatATGTGAACTGGACTCTCCTTTGACAacggtgaaactattcctttttaaatatgtatttttaaagACACATCGAACGTCAAATAGTAAAATCATAGTGATCTGTTTCACCATAGTCATTGAAATGGgaaatgtgttttaatgaagttgaacatgtgctttTTATGACAGAATGTTGACCATTTTTTGtagttaaaaaacaaacaaatgactctacccaaatggcactctatgaGTTCATGACAACACAACAGGTGGAATTCAGCAGGGTACCTTACCTCCGCAGATCAGTACTCCATCCTGCATATAGTACATGTTCTACCATGCTTCTACTCATGGTCTACACTCTGGTATTACATTACCAATTCAGTTCACTATAATACTTGTGAAAATAATAGGATACAATGCCACCAAGTGGTCAACTAATGCCACTGAGTTTACCACTAAAGTTTCATGTAATGCACTCCCAAGTGAATCAAATTCCATCTCCAAACAATTCCAACCGTGGACATGGTCTTagattttgttttttaaatgcaTCTAATTCAATACCAAAGCAACTTCAATCTCTGACAGGGCCATTTGGGAGCAGGCCTACCTACAGTCCTTTGATTTAGTTGGACCCCCGTTCCTCATTCTCGTTGAGGCCCCTTGTGTCATCGGTGGATGATGGAGCATTAGAAATACAGAGGTCTCTAAATCACATTTACTGTCGTTGCTTAATACAAATGCATTTACTGTTCAATAATAACTTGGTGGGTGCTTGTATTTGTCttgtttcacacatgtacaaatATGCATGtttgaattggaaatgtgttttctgCATATCCCGCTCTCCCTGAGACAGGGTCTGCCGTTATCAACGGCAACCCTGGGGCAATTAGGGTTGACTGCCATGCTCAAGAGGCACGTCAACAAGATTTTTCACCTTAATTCAAACTAGGTTCCTTACGGTTATTGGCCCAGCACTTTAACCGCTATGCTACCAGCCACCCAGTAGGTAGTAATGACATGGTAAGTGTGTTAAATCTTCTGAGGCTTGACTTTTCACCAGGGTGGAGGCTGAGGCATATGGAGAGACAGAGTAGGAGAGACAGTATAGGACTAGTAGGACAGAGACAGTATAGGACTAGTAGGACAGAGACAGTATAGGACTAGTAGACAGAGACAGTATAGGACTAGTAGACAGAGACAGTATAGGACTAGTAGACAGAGACAGTATAGGACTAGTAGGACAGAGACAGTATAGGACTAGTAGACAGAGACAGTATAGGACTAGTAGGACAGAGACAGTATAGGACTAGTAGACAGAGACAGTATAGGACTAGTAGGACAGAGACAGTATAGGACTAgtaggagagagacagtataggACTAGTAGGACAGAGACAGTATAGGACTAGTAGACAGAGACAGTATAGGACTAGTAGGACAGAGACAGTATAGGACTAGTAGGACAGAGACAGTATAGGACTAGTAGACAGAGACAGTATAGGACTAGTAGGACAGAGACAGTATAGGACTAGTAGAACAGAGAGAGTATTGGACTTCAAATCTGAGCTACAGTAGGTCAACAAAAAGGTCAGGGATGGTGACTCATCTTTACAAGTGGATAACATCCTGGAGGTTGATGACTTGAGATTGAAAACACAAACTCAGTCCTTCTGCACTGGGCAATAGTGGACAAGACATATTAGAGCACGTTAGCCCCACTTCTCACCCATTAAGTCAACAGAGACCCAGACACTCACCACCACACTTGATTCCAGGACCTGTCTAAGGCGCGCCGGTATCAATCAATATTGTATTGACGCTACATGGCACGAAGTAAAACAGTGTCCTCTAAGTGTACGGAATGTGAGCAGAGAGCCAGGAAAGATTATATTGCTTCCCCGGCATACTGATTCACCCCCGTCTGGGTGCTGGGAATCTGGGATGCACTGATGAGGACTCCATTCCTTAAGGTCAGAGCGGTGTGTGATCACACATTACCTCTGATGGATGGATGCAGCAAATCTCATCCTGGTGTCAGGTCAGGGTGTCACAGTGTCAGTCATGGAAGCGTCAACAAGACCCGATGTAGAGAATACTGTAGTACTAGTCTGCCGTACTAGTCTGTAGTACTAGTCTGCCGTACTAGTCTGTAGTACTAGTCTGTGGTACTAGTCTGTCCCAGGCTCTTCAATGAGTCTGTTACCTTAACGTTTTACTAAGGAAAATCAACTGTTATAGAATGTATAATCGTCTGCAAGCAATTTAAATGCACCATATTTGGTTCAAagaataaaggttcaatttaaaatcaaaaaacattttaaaatcacAAATGTATAATGGTAAGCACAGCACAAACGGTCGACAATCGTAAACAGTTACTTCATACCCTCAGTGTAGATATTTGGATTCAATTTATTCTTATGCAATACAGTTAATTACAAaaaaaaagtcaaaagtcaaataTACAAAAGGTAGCCACTCGGACCTGCAGTATGTCTCAGACTTAACACTGACCTGTGTCAATGTAAGACCATGAATAGAGCAGAATTATGAACCCCGTAAAGCCCACCTTGAATACATGTCTTCAACAAAGTCATTGAACTAATCCTTCATGTTGTACACCACAGTATGTACAAGTAATGAATGCATACCAGCCATAGTTCTGTTTAAATGTAACGACAACGAATGAATACACAGCATGACCAATTAAAACTAAAGAATGTGTGACGATTGACCGGATTCCTTCTGCAAAATAAATACTATATGACCTGGTGTGATAACCTGAACAGGCATTTCCTGGTTTGGCTCCTATAACCCTGAGGAGTTAGCTGATTGGTGCACCGGTGGTGACAAGTTTGTAATAGGCCCCTTTGAGAGCCATGAGCTGGTCATGTGGTCCCTGTTCGATGACGAAGCCCCTGGACATAACGGCGATGATGTCAGAGTTCTGGATGGTGGAGAGACGGTGGGCGATGACGATGCAGGTTCGGCCCTCCCTCGCTTTATCCAGCGCCTCTTGCACCGTCTGTAACGCAcgcacgcatatacacacacacacacacacacacacacaaagcttttAGCTGATTTCACAATCACCCATGACTCACCATGATTACTTGATTACTGCCTCTGCCCCATTCAGGCAAATTGCATGCTTGCCTCGTCTCGTACCAATTCTAAAGCTATTTGGAATTGAAATATCTGTATAAATTGAATCTATCCTTATCAGGTTCAGGACTTCTTCTACGGCTTGTGGTGATGACAGGTGGTTGTCATGGAGACATTACCTTCTCGCTCTCCGTGTCCAGGGCTGAAGTGGCTTCGTCCAGTAGCAGGATCTTAGGGTCGCGGATGATCGCCCTGGCGATTGCTATGCGCTGCTTCTGTCCCCGAGAGAGCTGGGAGCCCTGGGAACCTACGTTGGTGTCATATTTCTAAAGGGAGGAATTCAAACTTTAAAGACTACTGTGTCAGACAAAGGGCTACAGATGCAGGGTATACTGTGACAGAGTTTTTGTGACTAGAAGTTTGGCACAAAAACTGGACATTTGTATGTGCAGGTATCTTTGATAGAAACGAAGATGTTAGAATAACTGGCCACAACTGATTTAAATGCCATTCTAAATCGTTGGAGTTTCCTTCCTAATGGTGCTACAAACTTGCAATTTTGTCTTGTTTTAAGTTAGTACACTGACAGTGTTGTTTTAAGTTAGTACACTGACAGTGTTGTTTTAAGTTAGTACACTGACAGTGTTGTTTTAAGTTAGTACACTGACCATGTTGTTTTAAGTTAGTACACTGACAGTGTTGTTTTAAGTTAGTACACTGGCAGTGTTGTTTTAAGTTAGTACACTGACCGTGTTGTTTTAAGTTAGTACACTGACAATGTTATTTTGAGATAGTACACTGACAGTGTTGTTTTAAGTTAGTACACTGACAGTGTTGTTTTAAGTTAGTACACTGACAGTGTTGTTTTAAGTTAGTACACTGACAGTGTTGTTTTAAGTTAGTACACTGACAGTGTTGTTTTAAGTTAGTACACTGACAGTGTTGTTTTAAGTTAGTACACTGACAGTGTTGTTTTAAGTTAGTACACTGACAGTGTTGTTTTAAGTTAGTACACTGACAGTGTTGTTTTAAGTTAGTACACTGACAGTGTTGTTTTAAGTTAGTACACTGACAGCAGCATTACCTCAGGTAGTGTCATGACAAAGTCGTGGAGCTGGGCTTTCTTGGATGCGGAGATGATGTCATTCATGCTGACTTCGCGCAGGTTGTCTCCGTACTTGATGTTGTCTCCAATGCTGCAGTCAAACAGAATGGGCTCCTGGGATACGATGCCGATCTTGGAGCGCAGGTACGAGACGTTGACCTGAGTTGAGTCATGGCCATCAATAATCTGCAATGCAACGTGGAAAATCCAGTCAACTTTCCTGTGAACTAATCCAGCTCCCAGGATACCCCCACCCTCTTACAGTATTTATACCTCTAGAGACATATATGGGGATATTGCGTGCTGCTGAGATAAACTTAGGACTCACCACTTTGCCCTGGTCGGGGTCATAGAATCTCTCCAGTAGCTGGACGCTGGTGCTCTTCCCACAGCCGCTGCTGCCCACGAAGGCCAGTGTTTGGCCGGGCTTTACCGACACGTTGAGGCCGTTCAGCACCTGGATGTCTGGCCGGGTCGGGTACGTGAACTTACAGTCAATGAACTCTAAGTTCCCTCTGAAATCAGgctggacgagagagagagggggcgtgagcgagagagagagtgagtgtgtgtttgtgtgtgcgtgcgcgggTGACATGTACCCATTTGTCCCCCTCGTTGCTGTAGACGCGGATCTTTGGCACACGGTCGAGGAGCTGGAAAAAACGGGCAGCTGAGATCTTGGCTTTGGCGTAATCTGGGGTGTAGGAAGAGGCTCGGCCCAGCGCTGTGCCACTGGTCACTATGGCTGAGATCACTCTGAACCAATCACAGAGAGACAATGGGGTTTAGTcaagttcatataaagaaataaACAAAGGTGGTGGAGGTAGTACAATACATCTTGGACAATGTGATTTCATGGTCTGTTTATATTGTTGACAGGtatacaggcagacaggcagacggacaggcaggcagacagtttCTCTCACCTGAAGACCAGGCTGAAGTGGAGGCCCTCCTGGCGCACCAGGTACCCTCCAAACCTGTAGGAGGCGCTGTTGGCCATGAAGATGACACACTGGGCGAAGCCGTAGCAGGCGCCGTACACCTTTGCCTTCTGCTTGGCGGCCCGGTACGGAGCCTCCAGGTGAGCCTCGTACATCTCCACAAAGCGCTGTTCCTTCCCCAGCCCCGCGATGGTGCGGATGTTGTTCAGGGCCTCGCCAGAGATCTACAAAAGATAACACAGAGATGTCACAACCACCCACCACTACCACCTTGTAAGTCTAGAACAGGAAGTAGGAACTGTCTACAGTACAGGGACTACACGCATTATCTCTACCACACTGTAAGATAAGCTCTCCAGTGGGTCTACTGTGACGAGGTTTCAGGAAGAGCTCACCTGATGTCTATAACAGACATTACAATAGTTACAGGCTGAAATATCTTACAATCTGACACAAGGGAAGTTCTGTGGTCGTGACTTTGCTTGAATGACCCTAACAGAAGCTTTCGAGACACATGTTGATAACGTATTGATAACTCATGTGAGAAGTTAGTGTACAGCCTTGCTTCAATGACAATTCACTTCCAGTCACAGTAGCACTATGTGACTCCAGCCTGTGTTACAAACAGCCCTGGCCAGTGAGTCGGTGGAGTACTGTAGCCTACCCGTCCTGCATCCTCCATGGCCTGTTTGTCCTGCTTGGCGAAGCCAGTGAGCATCTTAGCCTGGAAGCCTCCGGACAAAGCCAGGAATGGCAGGAAGCACAGGATGACCAGGCTGAGCTTCCAGCTGAAGTAGAAGGAAATGATGACGGCAACGCCAATGTTGGTCAGAGAGTTAACGATCATTCCGATCTGAGAGCCAGTGGCCTAGGAGAGAATGGGGGAGcggtatcaatcaatcaatttggGTTCGGAATAGGTTATTTACCCAGAATGCCAGATGGGTGAGGTTGTCTTTTGGGTCTGCTGCATTAGTTCCATAGCACTCCATTAAATCAAGTATTTGAAAGACATTAGTACTATTTGGTCTGGGGTCTGGTAACTGCCCTCTATGAGGACTATATGAGGTCCATACTGACCCCTTGGACCTGGGAAGCATCAGTGGCCAGCCGTGTGGTCAGAGCCCCGGGGCTGTTCCTGTGGTCATCAAACCAGCCCACCTCCTGACCCAACATGGCGTGGAAACCCATCCTCCTCAAGCGCCTTGTCAGCAGCTCCCCAGACTTAGAGAAGGCATAGCCCTGGGGGAGACACCGACACCATCAGATCAGGTTAAGGGAAATGAATGACAGAGTTTAGAGAAGCAGGAGAAAGGATCCGGTTGATGTGAAGATTAAGAAAGGTGAACATaaaggatgggagggagggagggagggtgggggggggggacatgtaCTTGGAGCATCTGGGTGATGAAGGAAGTCACTCCGACCAGCACAAAGAACATGCAGATGCCATTGATCTCCCTCCTCTGAGCCTCTGGGTCTGGTATGGAGAATGTCTacagcaacacacacatacactgattAAGCTAATGAACCGATATTCAATGAAGACTGTCTTGGTCAATACTAGAGCCCTCCACCTTACTGCCAGAATCTGACTGAAGAGCAGAGAGTACACTGGGTTGACTCCTCCGTTGACAGCAGCTCCGATGGTTCCAAACAGCATGTAGGGCCATTCAGGGGCATTGTACTTCAGGATCCTGGTCACTGGAGCAGGCTCAACTtgctcctccacctcttcctcctccacaaaGGCACTCTGGACACAttaagacatatatatatatagatacacGTGTATGGACTATGGATACATGCATAACAAATGCACACATGTAAACTGTAGATTACCTGGAAAGAGTAAGTGGCAAGTAACCCCATTTAACTCTGTTGATGACTCCAacctccaatctctctctctctctctctctcactctctctctctctcactctcactcactcactctctcactcactcactcactcactcactcactcactcactcactcactcactcactcactcactcactcactcactcactcactcactcactcactcactcacacacacacacacacacacacacacacacacacacacacacacacacacacacagaccttgcCAGCGTCTGCCTGAGATATGAAGGATTCTGCTTCTGGAATGAGGTTGGACAGCTGTGAGCGGGTCCTCTTCCTGATAGAGGATCTGCACAACAACAGACAAGCACCAAGTCAACGCACTACCGAGACGCAAAATGACACCGTCAGTCAGCATTCTGGCACAAAATGTCTGCCGTGCTTCACCCAGATGTGTGTCGGATTCACTGTAACCAGATATGAGTGAGGCCTTGTGAAAAGGATGTGAAGTGCATCATGAGCGACGTAGTTCTACAGTACCTGAGACTGGCCCTGTAACTCCCGGCCCTGGATAAACTCTTCTGCTCTGGCTCATCATTCCCCGCCACTGACACAGGCAAAAGGAAGGAGGTTATTATGCAAAATGTTATAAGAAATGTTTTGTTAAAAGTGTTCCTGCACATTCATTTCTCTCTTAATACTTTTTATGTTGACAAAAGTGTGAGCAAGTCAACTTTAGAATTTTGGCAGAGGATGGGGATGCATTGATCTCATAGggacctactctgtctggcctTCTGGTTGAGAGCCTTGTCTCCTTGGCTTTGTAGGGTGACCAGAGTGAAGTAAACACCCTTCCTCTCCAGCAGCTCATCATGCTTGCCCCTCTCCACCGCCCGCCCATGCTCGTAGCCCACGATCACGTCCGCGTTCTTAATGGTGGACAGGCGATGGGCTATGGAGATGGTGGTCCGGCCATTGCGTACCTTATAGGAGATAAACACGAGACCGTTATCCTACCTGGCTACTGTAAATA is drawn from Oncorhynchus keta strain PuntledgeMale-10-30-2019 chromosome 37, Oket_V2, whole genome shotgun sequence and contains these coding sequences:
- the LOC118370001 gene encoding bile salt export pump-like, producing MPAGSVKLYSIKKLGEENNGFDEEPNDAFMMMGNPKQDTKSPNKKKEAAIRIGFFQLFRFATCRETLMMVGGSVCAFLHGSAQPLMLLVFGMLTDTFIEYDIELQELLDPRKECINNTIQWKNQSAWTDWLDSNNTDKMKNLTCGLLDIEYEMTNFAYYYVAIGCAVFLLGYLQISLWVTSAARQIQIIRKMYFRKVMRMEIGWFDCNSTGELNTRMSDDINKINDAIADQVSIFIQRFTTFVCGFAMGFVKGWKLTLVIIAASPLIGVGAALMALFVAKLTGQELQAYAKAGAVADEVLTSIRTVAAFGGELKEVERYDKNLISAQRWGIRKGLIMGFFTGYMWFIIFLCYALAFWYGSSLVVDTQEYSPGTLLQVFFGVLIAALNLGQASPCLEAFAAGRGAATIIFETIDREPDIDCFSEAGYKLDKVKGDIEFHNVTFHYPSRPEVMILDKLSIAVNSGETTAFVGPSGAGKSTAVQLIQRFYDPKEGMVTLDGHDIRGLNIQWLRSLMGVVEQEPVLFATTIAENIRYGRPGVNLDDIIHATKEANAYNFIMDLPQKFDTLVGEGGGQMSGGQKQRIAIARALVRNPRILLLDMATSALDNESEAVVQEALDKVRNGRTTISIAHRLSTIKNADVIVGYEHGRAVERGKHDELLERKGVYFTLVTLQSQGDKALNQKARQMAGNDEPEQKSLSRAGSYRASLRSSIRKRTRSQLSNLIPEAESFISQADAGKSAFVEEEEVEEQVEPAPVTRILKYNAPEWPYMLFGTIGAAVNGGVNPVYSLLFSQILATFSIPDPEAQRREINGICMFFVLVGVTSFITQMLQGYAFSKSGELLTRRLRRMGFHAMLGQEVGWFDDHRNSPGALTTRLATDASQVQGATGSQIGMIVNSLTNIGVAVIISFYFSWKLSLVILCFLPFLALSGGFQAKMLTGFAKQDKQAMEDAGRISGEALNNIRTIAGLGKEQRFVEMYEAHLEAPYRAAKQKAKVYGACYGFAQCVIFMANSASYRFGGYLVRQEGLHFSLVFRVISAIVTSGTALGRASSYTPDYAKAKISAARFFQLLDRVPKIRVYSNEGDKWPDFRGNLEFIDCKFTYPTRPDIQVLNGLNVSVKPGQTLAFVGSSGCGKSTSVQLLERFYDPDQGKVIIDGHDSTQVNVSYLRSKIGIVSQEPILFDCSIGDNIKYGDNLREVSMNDIISASKKAQLHDFVMTLPEKYDTNVGSQGSQLSRGQKQRIAIARAIIRDPKILLLDEATSALDTESEKTVQEALDKAREGRTCIVIAHRLSTIQNSDIIAVMSRGFVIEQGPHDQLMALKGAYYKLVTTGAPIS